The Budorcas taxicolor isolate Tak-1 chromosome 5, Takin1.1, whole genome shotgun sequence genome includes a window with the following:
- the KCNJ4 gene encoding inward rectifier potassium channel 4 encodes MHGHSRNGQAHVPRRKRRNRFVKKNGQCNVYFANLSNKSQRYMADIFTTCVDTRWRYMLMIFSAAFLVSWLFFGLLFWCIAFFHGDLEAGPAGAAAGTAAGGGGAAPVAPKPCIMHVNGFLGAFLFSVETQTTIGYGFRCVTEECPLAVIAVVVQSIVGCVIDSFMIGTIMAKMARPKKRAQTLLFSHHAVISVRDGKLCLMWRVGNLRKSHIVEAHVRAQLIKPYMTQEGEYLPLDQRDLNVGYDIGLDRIFLVSPIIIVHEIDEDSPLYGMGKEELESEDFEIVVILEGMVEATAMTTQARSSYLASEILWGHRFEPVVFEEKSHYKVDYSRFHKTYEVAGTPCCSARELQESKITVLPAPPPPPSAFCYENELALMSQEEEEMEEEAAAAAAVAAGLGLEAGSKEEAGIIRMLEFGSHLDLERMQATLPLDNISYRRESAI; translated from the coding sequence ATGCACGGGCACAGCCGCAACGGGCAGGCCCACGTGCCCCGGCGGAAACGCCGCAACCGCTTCGTCAAAAAGAACGGCCAATGCAACGTCTACTTCGCCAACCTGAGCAACAAGTCACAGCGCTACATGGCGGACATCTTCACCACCTGCGTGGACACGCGCTGGCGCTACATGCTCATGATCTTCTCAGCGGCCTTCCTCGTCTCCTGGCTCTTTTTCGGCCTCCTCTTCTGGTGCATCGCCTTCTTCCACGGTGATCTGGAGGCCGGCCCGGCGGGGGCCGCGGCGGGGACCGCGGCGGGAGGCGGCGGGGCGGCACCGGTGGCTCCCAAGCCCTGCATTATGCACGTGAATGGCTTCCTGGGCGCCTTCCTCTTCTCGGTGGAGACACAGACGACCATCGGCTACGGGTTCCGGTGCGTGACGGAGGAGTGCCCGCTGGCGGTCATCGCCGTGGTGGTCCAGTCTATCGTGGGCTGTGTCATCGACTCCTTCATGATTGGCACCATCATGGCCAAGATGGCCCGGCCCAAGAAGCGGGCGCAGACGTTGCTGTTCAGCCACCACGCCGTCATCTCGGTGCGCGACGGCAAGCTCTGCCTCATGTGGCGCGTGGGCAACCTACGCAAGAGCCACATCGTGGAGGCCCACGTGCGGGCCCAGCTCATCAAGCCCTACATGACCCAGGAGGGCGAGTACCTGCCGCTGGATCAGCGGGACCTCAACGTGGGCTACGACATCGGCCTGGACCGCATCTTCCTGGTCTCGCCCATCATCATTGTCCATGAGATCGACGAGGACAGCCCGCTCTACGGCATGGGCAAGGAGGAGCTGGAGTCGGAGGACTTCGAGATCGTGGTCATCCTGGAGGGTATGGTGGAGGCCACGGCCATGACCACCCAGGCCCGCAGCTCCTACCTGGCCAGCGAGATCCTGTGGGGCCACCGCTTCGAGCCCGTGGTCTTTGAGGAGAAGAGCCACTACAAGGTGGACTACTCGCGCTTCCACAAGACCTACGAGGTGGCCGGCACACCCTGCTGCTCTGCCCGGGAGCTGCAGGAGAGCAAGATCACCGTGctgcccgccccgccgcccccgcccagTGCCTTCTGCTACGAGAACGAGCTGGCCCTCATGagccaggaggaagaggagatggaggaggaggctgCGGCCGCTGCCGCTGTGGCTGCGGGCCTGGGCCTGGAGGCGGGCTCCAAGGAGGAGGCGGGCATCATCCGGATGCTGGAGTTTGGCAGCCACCTGGATCTGGAGCGCATGCAAGCCACCCTCCCGCTGGACAACATCTCCTACCGCAGGGAGTCTGCCATCTGA